A segment of the Lolium perenne isolate Kyuss_39 chromosome 3, Kyuss_2.0, whole genome shotgun sequence genome:
AGCTGTGGTGTTATCAACattctcacactcgttcctggttgctagccatcgggtgaggaagttccttgatgtttcacccttcttctggatacgggcctgcaggtcgcttgtcgTAGCAGGTATTTTGTAGGTGCCCAtgaagtgcttttcgaaggcgttcttcaggtcgaaccagcaaaagatgaagttcttctcgaggtcgctgagccagatctggGCTGGACctgcaaggtacaactgaagcatgcggcaaccgatattaggggttcctccagcgaaggttactgcattgtagtaatcctcgatccaggtatccggcctttccgtgccatcatagttcttcaggtttccaggtagcttgaggttcatccttggctttggttcctctcgaatcatcctaccaaagcactttgggccgatgtagtcagatatgtattcgttgagacgttccTGCGCATCACGCGAGCCATtgcggggggattttgagcgcgagcgagatctccggacgccgcctccgcctccacttccgcctccaccgctgggtggtggggagggaCATCTGCGAGGGGGTCGATACgacctcttgcttccgccttcagattctcctctTCCCTCgcggtgctgactccggcttcgatggctacctgcaaggtggtggtggtcgccttcgtcgttccggcttctgcgaggctccgggtcgcgctcaTCGTTCCTGCTCCGACGCGGCTCCGGTGTACGCTCTCTGGTCCTGTTCCTCTGAGGGGCCACATTGTCGCAGATATTAATTCCACCAGGGCCGTGGGGCCTggggtttccggctggactacggcggtgaGGAGGATGTGGAggacgcgggtaaccgttgggcggaggtgaTGGATTTCGGTACGTGTCTCTGCCagtgtacatcgcatcctttcccttcctcGGATCTGACCGGGGTGTCTTTGACGGTatagggattggatttgggtgttctctggttctccttctgcgctccgaggatccggtgcgtgATTCGTCATCGCGGTTTTTTGCTTTTTGAGGCCTCCTTTTGCGCAGTGGATATGCAAAGATCTGGATtagattccaacttgcgcgaagtgtctgccttgctctgctgctgtaCCGCTGAAGCGATGAGCGTGCGGAGGTATTTGATGTCGATTTCCTCATTCTTCTTGTTCACAATCTCCGCGGCCTTCTGCATGTTCTCCTTCGGAGTTGTGAGCGGCTGTAGATTGGAGGGGGTTGCGAAAGTGATCTTGCGGGGGCCAATGGCATCCCGTCGGATCTTATCAGCTTCCCTTATCTTGGCCTCCCAATGCTCTCGGAGTTGTTTGGCTTTCTGCAAGGATTCAACGGCTTCCTGCTCACGCTGGCGGAAGTTTTCCATTACCTCTCGAGCTTCTTGCCTTTCTTCCAACATCGCAGCTGCGGTGGTCGAGATTTTCTTGGCGGTAGCTAGCATCtcccttattgctgcttctagagCTACTGGATCTGCGGCTTCCTCCGGGGTTATAGGCttattcaggacttctgtgtgaacTAGGGATCCTATGCCTGCTTGTTCCACGAGCTCTTCCGGGGACAGGTAATGCTTGTCCCTAGAAAAGTTGTCTTCTCCGGACTCCGACGCAGCGCGGCGACGAAGTCGCGATGGCGGAGTATCCGAATTGGACATTATCGAATGGGCTGCATCAGTAGGAGTTTCTTCGTCAGCGTCTTCGCCTAACCCAGTTATGGTCGCTAGGACCTGCTTGGACGGGGCAGATTCCGCATCAGCTTCCTTTTCACCTTCCAGATCCTTCAAAGCTTGGTCAAATTCTTCCGTGTTCATGGATGAAGTATAGTTGGAAGCTGGACTGAGGTTGCCCAGGATTGACTCTTCGACGTCTCCGGCCTCCTCTTGTTGATCTGGTGCGCTGCTATCTCCGGCAGCCTCATGCTGTTCTGGGGCGTCGTCGGTTCCGGCATCATCAACCTGCATGGGTCCTGCGTCTTCCGGAGGAGGAGCGGTTCCAGCGGTATGTGCGAggtagtgcacgaagtgacacctttgcttttccaacacctgggagacccaagcggatctgcattggtcttacaccgttgtttcctgctcaggggcggattggctgGGTTTTGAATTTTCCAGATCCAAGGTGGAAACTTCCCTAGGGAGTTccggcatctcagatcggatcttcgcgactgcgtcctgctcaacggcggtcgcgtcagcgttacttaccagggcgtttccgtcGGAGTCGACGGTTTCgcagatgaagatgtgtatgccgtcaACTGGGACAATGGAGAACTTGGTGGGGttggtcctagccggaatccagcactcgtcctgagggacgatcggaaagtttccggcgtaaaagacgcgccccacagcgatggagtcgtcgtagcttcccatggcggaaccctcccggtttcggcctccagacgccgctggccccacggtgggcgccaactgtcgttgcctattcgacggtacctcggaggagggatcctcacgagggggagaagaagtaggggccatagggcggagagcactcgggacagtggtacgcgatttacccagcttcggaacacctgctcgaagacagggactactgctgcttgtctggaattatctgggcgcttttgcgttgttacaatggttgtggttgtgcctctagggctcccgggatccagcttataaaggcgcacggatctagggtttacatggagagtcctagccggaatacaagttgcccaactacggtacaatatcttgccgtgtacgtcaaggatctgccttccttcAGGATCGTGctagatccggatacttcatgggcctccacggatccggcctccttcgtaggtcgattgggatccggcttcctgttcccgggctggacttcatccttcgggatctacaacaactgggccgcccaatggccacatgcctcatcaccatctatgggccacccgggcttgccggatctaggccatgccgttgatatacccataaagtatacccacaacagtcattagctgcctcacacggtcttctcgttcatcaaatggatgttaagacggctttcctaaatggagagttggaggAGGAAAATTACATGGAACGGCCTGATGGTTTCGTACTagaaggtcaagaaagaaaggtgtgtaaattaaagaaatctttgtatggtctcaaacaagcacccaaacaatggcatgagaagtttgaaagaactttgacatctgcgggctttgttgttaatgaagccgacaaatgtgtgtactaccgccatggtgggggtgagggagttgtcctatgcttgtatgtggatgacatactaatttttgggacaagtctcaaagtgattgaggaggtaaaaaccttcttatctcagtgtttcgagatgaaagatcttggagaagctgatgttatattgaacatcaagttattaagagatgggaataatgggattatacgtgtgcaatctcattatgttgagaaggtgttgagcagatttggctatgctgattgcaaatcttccCTCACACCatatgatcctagtgtcttgcttcgaaagaatgaaaaggcaactagagatcaattaagatactctcaaatcattggttcactcatgtatttagcttgcgctacgaggcctgatatctcgtttgctgtaTGCAAGCTTAGCCagtttgtggccaacccgggatatgatcattggcatgctcttgagagagtgatgcgctatctaaaTGGAACCAAGAGTTATGTATTTCCTTATACCGagtatccaagaggacttgaagggtatagtgattctAATTGAATTTCAGATTCTAAGATGAAGGCCACACGTagatatgttttcactcttggtggtggcgctgtttcctagaagtcttgcaagcagacatcttaacgaggtcaactatggaagcagaactcacatcattagatacagctactgtcAAAGCGGAATGGCTTTGTgatctcttgatggacttgcctgtggttgaaaaaccaataccagccatcctcatgaactgtgataatcaaactgtgatcatcAAAGTGGAaaattctaaggataatatgaaaagttccaaacatatcaagaggagattgaagtctgtcagaaaactgaaaaactccggagtgatagcattggattataTCCAAAGTGCTAAgaatctggcagatcctttcacaaaaggactatcaagaaacatgatagaccttgcatcgagggagatgggtttgagacccacttgagttgccgagggggcaacccaacctatgtgattggtaattccgtgaactaggacctgggaaaacaaaccgaagtaactgagttgagagaaaatttaatactcccactccgctgcagaaACAATTCTCTCATAGTTAttgtaaggcaggttgacaatgtcttaatgtgttctgtGCGGGTCTTAATGAGCGAAGACGCtgtcctacagggcgatctttaaagaacacacctatatgagtaacACTGCTGGTCAcagtgtgggagatttgggtgaatctctagtaagctcatgaaggaccgaggagtatgacttataagctccacccgaggggaaggctatggtagcctagtaccgtgcctACATTGAGTAAAACTTGttgcacaaagactgacaattcaaggcatagtccaatgTTCAGTTATAGTCAAGTGTAACTTCTTGTCTAGGTGGAAGTTCAACTCAATAGTCTCCACTGAAGTGCATGTATATTAAACACTGAATGaaactaatgtgtcatctgatgtgcatatgagatctggtgggggattgttgaatgtagatgggctgcaaccCAATAAGGCAGCCCATATAGTTTACAATTCcttaaatctcaaggcccatcacgttggcagcttgagacagtcttgggggacaaagtttagtaccacattgctagttgggagtgagttggagtggtatataagggctgctcttatattcattccaagtgagtgagaatagaaggagccctcgcgcactcctcctcctccgccgccccgtCTCGACTCGGCTCGGATCGTCTCATCTCATCAtgtcacgcacgcacgtcgcgtttcgtgactcgagttcgagttcgagacacactcaaggaagcctaaattttttcttggtgcaccaactgagttgggtacgtgtcgaccttcatgtgcatgctcgccgcgtgtccctggcttcctacgcgtggcaacgcggtcgggtcggctcacctcccaggctatacaaggagacagatCAGATCTGGAGTCCATAGCtctcagaactctctagtccGTCTCTCACGAAGTTtcttttgctgcgctactctctagtcttccccatctcgGCGAATGCGTGCAcaaccgtccgggagagcaggcctccgaaaatcCGTctattgagatcctgcaccgggagacgggcgataagctttttggggagcgtcttggCGCGACTGTTCGCTGTTGTTCGTGCTCTTCTTCCCCGGTTCGACTGCTTCATCGACGactccgactacaccatgggcgacatcaacaaatcccatggtgctgctgctgctggtgcgaccttcccgatcGCGATGTACGTGTTTTCTCTTTCCTACCTTACActtctacttgttccatgttcagatctgatgcatgtgcttagtttgATATGTGTGGTTAAGTattcttgtgcatctgtaatgttgctttcgttaattaaactcacacgaaaATTACCTAATATTCTAACAGGTAGTAATATGTTACGGCAACGGTAGGGCTCGAATTGACATATTGCATCAGTTTTTTTGCGCAAGTGCATATAAGCAAGGCTGTTTGCCGCTGGAGGGATACAACCCCGAAGACGGCTGCACATAATATTTGTACGATGAAGTTGCTAATGAAGTGATTTGGAACTTTATTCTCATGATACCGCAAATAATATTTGTACGATGAAGTGGTTAGGGCCAAATCACTAAGACCAAGAAATTTTCTAACTGGTCTTAGAAAaatgagaaaaataaaaacacacatttGAAAAGAGAGTGTAATAAACCGCATGGTTTGGGTAAACCTGTTGGATCGTTGTTGTAGCCCGATGTCCTTATACTGAACTCTACCTTCTATTAATATATCAAGCAGCTCACCTGCCGAATTCTCAAAAAGGAAAGAGAGGGTAATAAGAGGAAGGAGTGCTCACCAACCTAGGTTCCACTATATAATTTCGTATTTGATGTTGCAGCTCGCGAGTACTTCTTTTTCTAGGGCACAGGACACGCCACGGAGTGCAGATGCTTTAGTTCTAAGACCATCTCCAACAGCGCGCTAAAACGGTCGCGCGGCAAAAAACTGCCGGTTTGGTGTGCGCGGGCGCCCGCGCGAAGCTCCAGCGGACGCGGGAAAAAACACGCGTTTACGCTATTCCGCGCGGAAGAATTGTCGCGTCCGCTGCCGTGCTATAAACGCGGCACGCGCGAACGCGCCAACGATCTGAACTTTCCACGCGCCACTTCGTCTCTGCGCCGCTCCGTCTCTCTCCCCGCCTCTCCATCTCTCCCGCCGATGCTCCGCCTCCGCGCCGACgatgcctccgcgccgccgccccacCTCCGGCTACCACGGCGTTCGGGCGCGGCCGAGCGGCCGGTTCGACGCGGAAATCCGCTCCGGCGACGAGCGGATCCGCCTCGGCACGTTTGATACGGCGCACGAGACGGTGTGGGTGTACGACGACGTCGCCTGGCCCCGCCGGACCATAAACTTCCATGATGTCTTCACGCGGGAGCAGGCGGAAATGCTCGCGCCGCTGCCGCCGGTGATCACGCGCGAGCATCAGCGCCGACAGCGGGAGCTGGAGCAGCGCCTcctcatcgccgagcgcgacgaggccCTCCGCCTCGAGTGGGCGCGCCGCTTCCCCGAAGACGTCGCCGCCATGGAAGCCTTCTACgcgcagaaggaggaggagaaggcggcggcgaaAGCGAGCCGGGAGAAGCGCCGCGCCGAGTCCGCggcgaggaaggcggcgagggccgagaaggcgccgaggaaggaggaggaaaagaagaacggcgcagggccgtccaccatcgtcctctcctcctcctccttcgagtggactACGACGCCGGTGTCAGAGACGACTCCGAGAACCCACTCCTCGGACTTCGACCTGGAGTCGGAGTAGGACTAgttaaaatttgtcaaatttcgtATTTTCGTCTACTATGTCGCGATGTATCGTTGAACTTTTAATATATTTCGTATTTTCGATTAAAATTTCAtattttgtttgatttattttgaaattAAACGGCCGAACTAGCCGTTTGCGACGCGCCACGCGCTGCAAAATATAGCGTCCGGCGGAGGTGCTTTTTTTACGCGCCAACGCGTGCTGCAAAATGAAGCGTCCGGTGGGGGAAAACTCGATCCGACATGCGCTCGATTTACAGGGTGACGACAGCGTGGTTTAGTGCGCCGATTTATAGCgcttgttggagatgctctaaggctaACATTTGATGTTGCAGCACGCGCGAGTGAAAGCATCCGACGACCAAGAGTCTCCCCGTGATCATCTCCATCGGCGCCTGCGCCACGCGGATGACCGACGACTCTTGACTGTTGACTAGGCCAGCTCTGCGCCACACGTACGTACTCCTAGAAGAGCCCAGCTCCGCTAGTCTCTTTTCAGTTTTCACCTCAGTCGGTACGAGAGCTCACCCAGGCCGCCCACAGCCCCACAGAACTTCCGACAACAATAATGTCGAGCACCTATCCCATCCAGGCTCTACTCCTCGGCGTCCTCCTAGTGCTCGGCGAATCGAGCTCCCAGCCCACCTCTGGCGACCGAGCCACCCTCCTAGCTATCAAGAATGACTGGGGAAATCCCAAGCAGCTTGCTTCGTGGGACCCCGCCGTCAACGCCGACCACTGCAACTGGACCGGAGTCGCCTGCGAGGGCGCCGACGGCCAACGCGTGGTGACGGGGATATCCTTGCCGAATCTTAACATTACCGGCGAGGTACCAGAGTTCATGTGCAACCTGACGAACCTGGCCCGCCTCGACCTCTCCAACAACAGTCTCACCGGCGGCTTCCCCGGCGACGCGCTCTACCCCTGCTCCCAGCTCCGGTTCCTTGATCTCTCCATCAATTTCTTCAACCGGGACCTTCCGGGCGACATCAGCCGGTTGTCGCCTGCTATGGAGCACCTCAACCTGTCGTGCAACCACTTCAGCGGCGCCGTACCGGCCGCGGTGGCCGGGTTACCGGCGCTGAAGTCGCTGCTTCTTGACAACAACCAATTCACTGGAGCGTACCCAGCGGCCGAGATAAGCAAGCTCGGAGGGCTCGAGCGGCTAACGCTTGCGTTCAACGCGTTCGCGCCTGCACCGGCGCCGCTGGAGTTCGCTAAGCTGACCAACCTGAGCTACCTCTGGATGTCCAGCATGAACATGACCGGCGAGATCCCCAAGGCCTACTCAAGTCTAACAAAACTCACGCTCCTCGCCATCATGGGGAACAATCTCACCGGCGAGATCCCGGCGTGGGTCTGGCAGCACCAGAAGCTCGAGCACCTGTACCTGTTCGACAATAACCTCACAGGTGAACTGGCGCGCAAAGTCACGGCGGTGAATTTGGTGGAGCTTGATGTGTCGTCGAACAATCTCACCGGAGAAATACCGGAAGACTTCGGTAACCTCAGGAACCTGAACTTGTTGTTCCTGTACATGAACCAGCTCACCGGCACCATTCCGGCAAGCATGGGGATGCTCCCCAAACTCAGAGACATCAGGCTATTTGAAAACAAGCTCTCCGGCGAGCTTCCCCCAGAACTCGGGAAGCACTCTCCACTGGGCAACCTCGAGGTGTGCATGAACAACCTCTCCGGCACGCTCCCGGAGTCACTTTGTGCCAACGGAAAGCTCTCCGACATTGTCGTCTTCGACAACGGATTCTCCGGCGAGCTTCCCAAGAACCTTGGCGACTGCGTCTTGCTGAATAACATCATGATGCACAACAACAGCTTCTCTGGCAATTTCCCGGCGAAGATATGGTCATTTCCGATGTTGCTCACCGTGATGATACAGAACAACAGTTTCACCGGGGCTCTACCGGCCAAGATATCTGGGAACATCTCGCGGATTGACATAGGGAACAACAGGTTCTCTGGCTCCTTCCCAGCATCGGCAACCGGGCTGCACGTGTTCAAGGCGGAGAACAACCTGCTCTCCGGCGAGCTACCAGCCGACATGAGCAAGTTCCCCAGCCTTGTGGAATTGTCGTTGTCCGGCAACCAGCTAACTGGTTCCATACCAGCATCAATCAGTTTGTTGCAGAAGCTCAGTACTCTCAACTTGAGCGATAACAGGTTGTCTGGCGCAATTCCATCTTAGAGCATCGGGTTGCTTCCATCACTCAAGCTACTGGATTTATCAAGCAATGGAATCACGGGTGGTAAACTAGTAATGGTTAGGGATAAGCACCTTGTGCACGataggatctgaagttcttgagttgTAACCAAACTGTTGAGGATGCATCATGACATTTGGTTTCATTTCAATGGAGTGGAGGCTTGGAGGTGCTCCCTGTCAAGGTTTTGGTTTCCGGTAGGAAAAGAAGTCCTGAGGGAGTAATGTAAATCGTGCCTTATATTTTAGGTCGAAAGGAGTAATGTAAATTGTACTAACACAAAAATTATGCCATTGAAAAATATAACATCTGGAGTTTCTAATGGTATATAAATTTAGCTAAGAGAAAGAAATCTTTTTTCCTGCTTTTCTCCCTTCCAATTTTCAACTCAGCAATCATCCTACATGGAAAAACTTGCATATATGTTAACATAAGAGCAGTGTACATGCTCTTATCCAAACCGATCGAATATAAGTATCATCATAATTATCACAATAAATGCATTAAAATTTGCTACTCCAAAGTTCGGCGGTAAATCTTTGAGAGCCCATTGCATCATGAAAAGCTTGATGCCTTATTGTTGCTGTGAGGAGCATCCTGCCCCTGCACGGACGACGGTTGCTACACCTTCTTTATAGGCTTTTGAAATGATAGTTGATCAATATTCGTAATAAAAGCAATCGATGCTCGACGAAGGGCTTTCTTTTGGGCTGATGAAGATTCGTGCACAGGGGCTCAATGTCTAGTTGGGTGGGATAAATTGTGTGTTCCAACCAACAAAGGGGTCTTGGCGCCAAAAACTTAGATGCACATAATGTTTGCCTTCTTCTGAAATTTCGCTTCAAATTTTTGCATGCACAAAACCTACCTTGGAAGAAATGGATCTTATCACAATCACCAAACCCAAACACCACCTCAAACCCATCCTACCTCAGCAAGATCATAGCAAAGCACCTACACATGCTCATTCAAATAACCACGTGCATAGTTCAAAATGGCAAATCTGTTTTATTTTGGCATGATACTTGGCTACTTCCACAACCCCTTGCCACAACATATCCTGCTCTATACTCACACCACACCCAACCCAATGCATTTGTGTTTGATGATCTACAAAATGATCTATCAGCCGGCTTGCGGTGTAGACTAACCAATGCAACGACAGAGCAACTCATCTCTCTCTCTAATCTTTTGCAGGTTGTACAACTGTCAGATGCTGACGATGCAAGGATGCTGCTTGATGGATCCCCACTCTCTACTAAGGGAGCATACATACACATCCAGAACCAGATGGAGGATCCACACGCTGCTCATATATGGACCTCCCAGGTTCCCAAGAAGATAAAAGTGTTTGGTTGGCTGGTACACCTAAACAAGATCAACACTAGAGCCAACCTGCTCCACAAATACAGCATCTCCTCAGAGTGCCCGAGATGCCAAGCACCAGTGGAGGACCGCACACATCTCTTCTTCACCTGCCCACACTCAGCTGCGGTATGGACGCGCCTAGATATCATACCTAATGCACATTGTTTCCAAGACATCTGGAATACAATACTCCCAACCAACCTCCCTCCCTCAATATGGAATTCAGGTGGCGCTGATCATCCTCTGGAAGATCTGGGACGCAAGAAATGATAAAGTGTTCAGAGGTATTGACCAGACAACGGCAATGACTATCACAAACATCATCTCCGACTTTACATTATGGTGTCACCGCTTCAACAAAATCGGACATGATTGTCGACACCAACCTGTGGCGTAACCACCTCTCCCATTGTAACACCTAAACTCTATTTTTATTGAGTGTAATATATTCAGGTGGGGATCGTCCCCCCGGTGAAAGC
Coding sequences within it:
- the LOC127340170 gene encoding uncharacterized protein, encoding MPPRRRPTSGYHGVRARPSGRFDAEIRSGDERIRLGTFDTAHETVWVYDDVAWPRRTINFHDVFTREQAEMLAPLPPVITREHQRRQRELEQRLLIAERDEALRLEWARRFPEDVAAMEAFYAQKEEEKAAAKASREKRRAESAARKAARHARVKASDDQESPRDHLHRRLRHADDRRLLTVD
- the LOC127345043 gene encoding uncharacterized protein, producing MSSTYPIQALLLGVLLVLGESSSQPTSGDRATLLAIKNDWGNPKQLASWDPAVNADHCNWTGVACEGADGQRVVTGISLPNLNITGEVPEFMCNLTNLARLDLSNNSLTGGFPGDALYPCSQLRFLDLSINFFNRDLPGDISRLSPAMEHLNLSCNHFSGAVPAAVAGLPALKSLLLDNNQFTGAYPAAEISKLGGLERLTLAFNAFAPAPAPLEFAKLTNLSYLWMSSMNMTGEIPKAYSSLTKLTLLAIMGNNLTGEIPAWVWQHQKLEHLYLFDNNLTGELARKVTAVNLVELDVSSNNLTGEIPEDFGNLRNLNLLFLYMNQLTGTIPASMGMLPKLRDIRLFENKLSGELPPELGKHSPLGNLEVCMNNLSGTLPESLCANGKLSDIVVFDNGFSGELPKNLGDCVLLNNIMMHNNSFSGNFPAKIWSFPMLLTVMIQNNSFTGALPAKISGNISRIDIGNNRFSGSFPASATGLHVFKAENNLLSGELPADMSKFPSLVELSLSGNQLTGSIPASISLLQKLSTLNLSDNRLSGAIPS